Below is a window of Planctomycetes bacterium MalM25 DNA.
CGGCTCTACGGCGCCGGCATCCTCGACATCGCCCCGACCGTCCTGCAGCTGATGGGCCTGCCGGCCGCCTACGACATGCCGGGACGGGTGCTCGCCGAAGTGCTCGAAGAGACCAAACCACTCGATCGGATCGAGACCTGGGAGGAGATCGACGGCGATTGCGGGATGCACCCGCCAGAACTCCGCGTCGATCCCTTGGAATCCCGCGCCGCGATGGAGCAGCTCGTCGCGCTGGGGTACATCGAAGCCCCCGGCGAAGACACGGAGAAGACGGTCCGCGAGACGATCGCCAGCAACGAGTTCAACCTGATCCAGTCGCTGGTCGATAGCCTTCGTTACCAAGAGGCGATCGAGCGGCTCGACTCACTGGAGGCAGAGCACCGCGATTCGCTCTCCGCCCAAACGCTCTTGGTCTCCTGCTTGCTGGCGACCGATGAACGGGATCGCGCCCGCAAGGTGCTGACGGAGCTCGAAGAGAAGCGTCCCGATCTACCCCGCCGACGGATGATGCTGGGGGCCTTGGAGTTCGCCGAAGGCAACGCCGAAGCGGCCATGGAGCACTTGCAGGCTGTCGCCGAGGCGGAGCCACGCCTGCCGGGTTTACACAACAAGCTCGGCCAGGTGCTGCTGTCGATGAAGCGTTACGAGCCGGCGATCGCCGCCTTCGACAAGGCCCTGGAGATCGACGGCGACAGCCCACTCGCTTTCACCGGCCGCTCCCGAGGCCGGCTCGAATTGGGCGACGCTCAGGGCGCCCTGGACGACGCGATGATCGCGGCGGAGCTGGTTCACCATCTGCCGCGGGCGCACTACTTGATCGGCCGCGCGTTCGCCGCGCTCGGCCAGCCCCAGGACGCCGCCGAAGCCCTCGAACTGTGCGTCAAACAGGCTCCGGGCATGAAGGTGGCGCACCGCGAGCTAGCGAACGTCTACCGTCAGCTGGGAGAGGACGAGAAGGCCCGGATGGCGGAGTTGCGGGCACAGCGGATGCTGGCTTGAGAATACAACGGAACGGAACGGAGGAAACCATGCGCTCGAAGAAGAGACCGCCGAGAGGCTTCACCCTCGTGGAACTGCTGGTCGTGATCGCGATCATCGGCATCCTGGTGGCGATCTTGCTGCCCGCCGTGCAGGCCGCCCGCGAAGCGGCGCGTCGCAACGCGTGCACGAACAATATGAAGCAGCTCGGCCTGGCGGCGTTGAACTACGAGTCGGCTCGCGGGGTGCTGCCGCCGGGGTATCTGGGCAGCACCAACTTCACTTTGCCACAGAGTAATAACGGCCCCAACCAGGGCGTCGGGGTCCTGGTTTTTCTCTTGCCGTACATGGAAGAGTCCGCGATCTACGATCGGTTTACGGACTTTGGCTACAAGTTGGGCGTCGATTCACTCGACGACTTCTACTGCAATGCTTGCCCGGGTGGCTTGAGTGGGCCCTCCACGGATGAAGACGACGTCAATCGTTGGCAGACCGCGCAAAGCGTCATCCAGAGCTATCTCTGTCCGTCGGCGCCGGGTGATGTTCCCGAACGCGCCTACATCGATAAAGTTTTCATCCGAGACGCAGGCAATTTCCTGTTCACGTCGGTTGGCCAAGCTCCTGAAGCGAATCTCGGCCTGGCCCACTACGCGGGGGTGACCGGCGTCGAAGGATCGGCTGGTCCTAACACCTTTGTCCTCAGCGGACATCCTGGTCTCGATATCAATCCTCAGCTGCTAGACCGGAACATCCCCGATGAGCTGATCGGCGTGTTCGGTCGTCGCACGAAGACTCGACTTGCGAAGGTGGTCGACGGAACGAGCAACACCTTCATGTTCGGCGAATCGATCGGCGCCGTTGGCCTCAGTGTGACGCACACTTTTCCGAATATGGACAACTCGCCCGCGAACGGCTTCGCGATGGGATTCGCGTGGGCCGGTTGGTCCTGTCTGCCCACACTGCAGGGACTCGATCCGTCTAGCCTGAACGGCACGCCCAACCCCGACGCCGTTTATACCGCCCACTGGAAGACCTACGGGTCGGCCCACTCCGGTGGAGTCGTCCAGTTCACCCTGGTGGATGGCTCGGTGCATGCGATCACGCGTGACATCGACGTGAATCTCTACCACAACCTCTCGACGATGAAGGGCGAGGAGGTTGTGACTCTCCCCTAGAGCCAACGTCCCAAAGGACGCGGGATCGGGGCGGGTTCACTGCCGCAGCGTCTCGGCCTGGGCAGCGGCGATCGGCACGAAGATCAGCAGCGGCAGCCAAGCGCCGAGCGCCGGCTTGATCCAGCCGCCAGACCCCAGGGCCTGGCCACCCAGGGAGAGCACGAAGAATCCGGTCACCACGAGGACCGCCAGGCCGATCGCGACGAACGGGCTGCTCGCTCCGCGCGACACCACCAGCGGCAGCCCGATCAGCAGGAGCGTCACGTCGAGCATCGGTTGCACGATACGCCCGTGGACGGCGACGCGGACGTCCGGCCCGAGGTCGGTGCTCGGGTTGCCGAGCTCTTGGATCAGGCTCGTGGTCGAGGCGAGGTCGCGCCACGCCGGGCCCGTGGCGAGCAACTCGAACGACACGCCGCTCACCACGAACGCTTGGCCCGGCTCGAGCCAGAGGGCGTCGTTCCGTGTGGCGACGACGATCTCGTTGTCACGGTTGGTCGCCGCGGGACGCTGGTCGATGTTCGTCGGCGTGTGCACGCCGTACAGGAGGTAACCCGCGGGCCGGTCGCCCTCGGCCGGCAGGTAGACGGCCCGCTCGGCGTTGAGCTGCTTCCCGTAGCCCGACGACAAGCGGGGCGGCAGCGTGAAGCTGACGTTCTCGATCG
It encodes the following:
- a CDS encoding tetratricopeptide repeat protein, with translation MLLVGWDAADWQMIHPLIEAGLMPTLAGMRQAGVWGNLATTRPILSPMLWNTIATGKRPIDHGVHGFTEPDPDGAGVRPVHSTSRRCKALWNVFTQYGLRSHVVGWYASHPAEPIDGVMVSNQFEQFTLKEGELSPPPASCVSPRDRLEELAELRVSPHEIDAGAILPFIPSAVELANRQDHRIGKLQQLMSQTATVHTTATHLLAQDDWDFAAVYYEGIDRFGHEFMEFHPPKMEQVSEEDFNAYRECMNGAYRFHDMMLQTLLDLVGDDTAVLLISDHGYYNNHLRPDPREGKSSPVEWHRPFGVFAAKGPGVQQDARLYGAGILDIAPTVLQLMGLPAAYDMPGRVLAEVLEETKPLDRIETWEEIDGDCGMHPPELRVDPLESRAAMEQLVALGYIEAPGEDTEKTVRETIASNEFNLIQSLVDSLRYQEAIERLDSLEAEHRDSLSAQTLLVSCLLATDERDRARKVLTELEEKRPDLPRRRMMLGALEFAEGNAEAAMEHLQAVAEAEPRLPGLHNKLGQVLLSMKRYEPAIAAFDKALEIDGDSPLAFTGRSRGRLELGDAQGALDDAMIAAELVHHLPRAHYLIGRAFAALGQPQDAAEALELCVKQAPGMKVAHRELANVYRQLGEDEKARMAELRAQRMLA
- a CDS encoding putative major pilin subunit; the encoded protein is MRSKKRPPRGFTLVELLVVIAIIGILVAILLPAVQAAREAARRNACTNNMKQLGLAALNYESARGVLPPGYLGSTNFTLPQSNNGPNQGVGVLVFLLPYMEESAIYDRFTDFGYKLGVDSLDDFYCNACPGGLSGPSTDEDDVNRWQTAQSVIQSYLCPSAPGDVPERAYIDKVFIRDAGNFLFTSVGQAPEANLGLAHYAGVTGVEGSAGPNTFVLSGHPGLDINPQLLDRNIPDELIGVFGRRTKTRLAKVVDGTSNTFMFGESIGAVGLSVTHTFPNMDNSPANGFAMGFAWAGWSCLPTLQGLDPSSLNGTPNPDAVYTAHWKTYGSAHSGGVVQFTLVDGSVHAITRDIDVNLYHNLSTMKGEEVVTLP
- a CDS encoding putative permease YjgP/YjgQ family protein, whose amino-acid sequence is MRKIDRYLLTQFVQVFLICFVSLAGLYTIIDAFGRLDDFTGDDRSLGEAAAAAGRYYAFQSLGFFNKTSGVLTLIAAMFTVTWIQRHNEMTALMAAGVPRLKVLRPVLIAAVGVAIAAAGMREFILPELRHELSLDSKDLAGDRTVDLKPRYDNVTDVLLGGERANLATQTIENVSFTLPPRLSSGYGKQLNAERAVYLPAEGDRPAGYLLYGVHTPTNIDQRPAATNRDNEIVVATRNDALWLEPGQAFVVSGVSFELLATGPAWRDLASTTSLIQELGNPSTDLGPDVRVAVHGRIVQPMLDVTLLLIGLPLVVSRGASSPFVAIGLAVLVVTGFFVLSLGGQALGSGGWIKPALGAWLPLLIFVPIAAAQAETLRQ